One Novosphingobium sp. 9U genomic window, GCGCGCAGTGTGTCGAAAGTCACGCATTTCCGCACTGCAGCATGTGTATGACACATCTGTCGTTATTACGCTTGACGCTATCCGTAATATCGATACCGTACATGGAAATCGACCAGAATGGCCGAGCGGCAAGCGCAACCAGGCTTGCTGCGAATCCGGCTGGTAGATCCCTCCGGACGATCGCCGGAGGACATTTGCGGTTAGATCGACTGTGCGCAACTTAACACGTCTGCGCGCCACGAACTACTTGACCTTGCAGGTCGCCTTCTGGCGTCCACCGAATTCATCCTGCGATCTCTACGCGAGATCGCACGTGAATACTGACGACTTACTGTCTTGCTATATGAAAAAAGTTTGAACAAGATCGGCAAACGATCACCGGAACACCGGATATATCGGGAGTGAGATGTCACAACAGGCTTTTGTCCATGAGGGGGCCGACGTGACCAAACAGACTATCCGCACCAAGTTGCTCTGTGCGACCATTCTGATGAGTTCTGCTGCCACCCCAGCCTTGGCCCAGGAAGCCGAGGACGGTGCGACGCAAACCAGTGCCAACGAGATCGTCGTCACCGCGACGCGTCGTTCGACGACGCTGCAAGACGTGCCGATCAACATCAGCGCCGTCGGGCAGGAACAGCTGTCGCGCAACCGCATCGACGACGTGCAGGACCTTGCGGCCTTCACGCCGGGCATGACGGTGACCGACACCGGCCCAGGCTCGACCGGCAACATCATTTTGCGCGGAATCTCGTCCGCCGACGCCAGCGGCGGCTCGAACTACAACAGTTCGCTGGGCGTCTATTTGGGCGAAGTGCCGCTCTACCTCGACTTCAAGCTGATCGACATCAACCGCGTCGAAGTCCTGCAGGGCCCACAGGGTACCCTCTACGGCCTCGGTACTCTGGCGGGTGCGGTGCGCTACATCCCGAACCGGCCGGATCCGAGCAAGTTCGAGGTCGAAGCGCATGGGCGTGTGTTCGACATGGCGCATGCCAACGACCCGGGCTTCAACATGGACGGCGCGGTCAACATCCCGATCCTCGCCGACCATGTCGCCTTCCGCACCACCGTCGGTTACTACAACAACCCCGGCTTCATCGACAACAATGCGCTGCTTCTGCAGCCAGGCATCTCCGATCCGCAGCCCGGCCGCAGCGAGAACGGTGCCGATGCCTCGTTGGGCACGCCCGAGCAGCGGGCGGCGAACTTCTATTCCAAGAAGGACGTCAATGACGAGCGCACCTTTACCACGCGCAACCAGTTGCTGCTGGAACTCAATCCCGACATCAAGGCCTTCCTGACCTACGCGCACCAGGAGACCAAGACAAACGGTGGCCAGAGCAACGGCTTTGGCGTGCTGGGTACCGGCAAGTACGAGAATCCGACGCGCTATCTCGAACCTTCCAGCCGAAACTCGGACCTCTATGCGGCCGAATTCAATATCGGCCTGGGCGGCTTCGCGCAGATCGTTTCGACGACTGCCTGGACGACGCAGAAGATCGACCAGATCAGCGACAACACTGACCTGCTGCTCGATCTTAACTATGGCTACGAAGAGTTTCCGCAGTTTTCCTCTTTCAACACGTCGGCATCCAACCGCCGCCAGTTCAACCAGGAAGTCCGCCTGGTCTCGACCCATGGCGGCCCGCTCAGTTGGGTTATCGGCGGTTTCTACAACAACATGCGCTTCGGCTCGCAATATCGCGAATACGTGCCTGGCCTGCCCGACTTCTTCGGGGTCTATCGTCCCGACAATCTCGAATACATGTCGTTCGTCAACACGCGCACCAAGGAATATGCGGGCTACGGCGAAGCGACTTTCCACATCACCGATGCCTGGCAGGTGACTGGCGGCCTTCGTTACTACAAGTATAAGGCCTTCGCCGAGGGTGGTACCGACACCCCCCTGACCAGCGGCGGCCGTCGTCGGACGCCTTACCCGCTCGTCGTCTTCGATCCCAGCCGCATCCGCTCGGGCCAGACCGACGACGACGGCTTTGTGTACAAGCTGAATACTTCGTACAAGTTCAACGATGACTTGCTGGTCTACGGTACGTACAGCACCGGCTATCGCACGGGTAACGTCAACCGGGTAGCGCCGTGTATTCAGCCGCTGCCGCCTGGCCAGAACGTCTGCGCATTGCCGAACGAGCTTTCGTTCGGTCCCGACAAGACCAAGAACATCGAAGTCGGCGTGCGCGCGTCGCTGCTCGACAAGCGGCTGCAGTTCACCGTCGACGCGTTCCATGTCGATTGGACCGGCATCCAGGTGCCCAGCTCGACCATCAACGGCGCGGTGGGCATCACGGTCAATGCGGGCAAGGCAGTCTCGAAGGGCTTCGAGTTCACGGGTGAGTTCAAGATCACGCCCGAACTCTCACTTCAGGGTACCTACTCGTACACCGACGCACACCTGACCGAAGATGCCGCCGACGTGATCGTCAGCCAGGGCGTGCCCTATGGCGCATTCGATGGCGATCGCCTGCCGGGTTCGACCAAGCACCAAGGGTCTGCTCAGCTGACCTACACCTACCCGCTGGCGAACGGCGCTTCGATCGAGGCGAACTGGGCTGCCACTTACACCGGCAACATCTACTCGCGTGTCGGCCTGCGCGGCAACGGCGAGGTCATTCCCGATTACCTGACGCACCGCGCCGCGATCACCTACCGCGGCGAGCACTTCGACATCGGCCTCTTCGCGGACAACATCTTCGACAAGTATGCGGTGACGGCGATCAGCAACGACATCAGTTCGTACAACCAGGTACGCACTGACGTCGTGGAGCGGTACTACGCTCGCAGCGTGCTGACGCCGCGGCGCGTGGGCGTGGACATGCGCTTCCACTACTGAGCACAAGGGCGCCGGTTCCGCCGGCGCCCCTTTCCTTGCGGAGTTCCTCGTGATCCAGAAGCCTGTCGAGAAACATCCGGCGGCGGTGCGTGCCATGTTGGCTGGCGCTGCCGTACTCCTGCTTACCGGCGCAGCTTCACCGATGCAGCCGCCTCGCTTCGTGCACTGGATCGACGGCACCGCCGCAAGCGAGCCCGAGACGCAGGTGCAGCGGATCGACGCGGACACGTATGTCATTCGCCAGTCTGTTCGCACCAACTTCGAGGCGCCGTTCCTGTACCTCCTGTTCGGGAAGGAACGCGCGCTGCTGATCGACAGCGGGGCCGGCGGGCTCAAGATCCGACCGACTATCAATCGCCTGATCGCTACGCGTGAGAAGCAGCGCGGCGGCCGAGCGATCCCGCTGGTGGTGGCGCACTCGCATAGTCATGGCGATCATCATGCCGGCGACGACGAGTTCAGCAGTCGTCCCGGTACCACCGTCGTCGGCCTGAAACCCGCTGAAGTCGCCGCGTTCTTCGGTGTGACGGACTGGCCGCTCGGGCTCGGTCGCGTCGATCTGGGTGGACGCGTGCTCGACGTGATCCCGACGCCGGGGCACGAACCAGCGCACATCATTGTCTACGACGCGCGCACGCAGCTGCTATTCTCGGGAGACATGCTGTACCCCGGACGCCTCTACGTGCCGACCGATCGCATGGAAGTTTTCCGAGCCAGCGCCGACCGGCTCGCAGCATTCGCCAGCACCCATCCCATCCGCGCCTTGCTGGGCGCGCATATTGAGATGACCACGAACCCTGGGCAAGATTACCCGATGAAGGCTGCGACGCACCCGGCGGAGCATGGGCTAGCGCTTCCACCCACAACCATTGCCGAGCTTCAGCGCGCTGCGGCAGAGCAGGGCAGCACGCCGAAGGTCGACGTGCATCATGATTTCATTCTCTATCCGGTCCCGCCGCGGCCCGCGGGATAGGAGGCGGAGCCGCCAACCCGAAGAAGGCTTCGACAAGCTCAGCCTGGAGAGTGTTGGGCTGAACCGCCTTGTAGATGAACCGAGGCTGCGAACAACCAAGGCATCACGAAGTGACGCTGAGGTGGCTCTCACACACCGCCACGTGAACAGACAATAAGGTTTACCCTATCACCGACTAAGCTGAGCTTATCGAAACATGCCAGCAATTACCGCCGCATGCTCGCTATGCGATACTCAGTTCAGCAATGCCAGTTGAGGTGGAGCCACTTGAGCGCCCCAGAGGTGCTTGCGATAGCGATCGAAGCAGCGCTTGCCGCAGGTCAGACGCATCAGCGCGCCCTCGGCGATGGCCATGGCCCGGCGCGGATCTTCGCGCACAAGCGGCAGCAGGGCTTCCTGGTTCCAAGCCTCGCTGTGCTTCACGTCCAGGACAGCGTGGAGGTCGAAGTAGTGCCGCTCCTTGCCGCTCAGGCCGATCCGACGCAGCCCTTGCGCGACCGCCGCCGATCGGCCCGGTGCCGTCAACTCGATCGCGCCGAGCGCGCCCACCGAGTGCCAGGCATACCGGCGCGAGGTCGCCATGCCGGTCATCGCGTTGGCAAGCGCCAGGCTCTCGCCCACCGTGCCCTCGATAGTAGGCCGTACTTCGAGGACGTCGGAAATCTTGTGCAGCATTGGGCCATGCATGCCCTTGGCATTGCCGCGGCCCATCTCGTCCCAGTAGTTACGCGCCAGTTCCAGCTTGGCTTGGTCGGGCAGCTTGACCTGCGTATAGGCGACGAGGTCGTCGAACCCAGCTTCCCCAGCGGCCTCTTGCTCGAAGAACCACCGGATCTCGTCGCGCGTGGCGCGCTCGGCAATCCAGGGGAACAGGGGGTCGCCTTGGCCGGGACCGGTTTCGATCAGCCGCTCGAACCAGGCGATGAAGGCTTCCGGGTCGGTCGGCGCACGTGCAGCTTCCGCCTGAACCTGCGCGCGTAGCGCTTCGAGGAATTCGCCTTCAAGCTGCAGCATGCGCGCGTCGCTATCGATCGTGCCGCGCCAATCCTGGTCGGGAAACTGCGGCTCCAACCGGGTACGGTTCCAGCGTGCCAGATCGCGCTGGAACTCATCGGAAAAACATTCCTGCGCCGCAGGAGCTGCCTGTCGTCGCGTCATGATATTTGTTAAGTGCCCGGTCTGCATACGAATTCCTCTTCTCTCGCAGGCAAACGCCGGGGGCAGCGGGCAGGTTCCCCCCGATCTTTGCCCGGACGGGTGAGCCGTGCCTTGGAGAAGATCGATACGGGACGGCGCGCTTATTTGTTGCTGCGCGGGAAGAGCCTGTTCCATCGCGCGTCCAGCGCGGCCTGGGAGCTGCCCTCACGGACGCGCGAGACGAGTGAGATCCCGCGTAATGTGAGACTATGTCCGCTCAGCCATCGCCCGCGGATCGTATAGCCAAGGTCGTATATGGCGACGTCCTGATGCGGCTTACCGTCGACCAAGAAGCGAGTGGTGATCGCCACCGGCAAGCGCTCGTCGCCCCGGCTTTCGTCGGGCATGCCCGCCTTCTCGCGCGCCTTGACGAGCGAGCGGTCGAACCATCCGCTCTCGATGCGCGGCTCGCCGGTGGTCTCTGCCTGCGCGATGCCGAGGGCGGAGGGGAAGGCCACGCGCTGGCTTTGAACCGATTGATCGTCGTCGCTCGGCTTGAGCGTCAGCGCATCGTCGCTGGTGGTCGCTGCCGTGAGCACCAAAGTCTGAGCCCGTGTGGAGGCCTGGCGTGCCTCGTCCTGGCGCGTCGTCTCGGTGTGCCGCCGCTCGCTCCAGCTGTTCCACAAGGTCAGGCCCGAAATGCTGACGGCGATCACGGTGAGCACTTCGGCCAAGGTGATCCAACGCCGCCGGGCCGCGGCTGCTTCCGCCGCTTGCGTCTGTGCGGCGGGCGCTGTTTCGGGCGGGTTCGGCTCTTGAGGTAGGTCGGTCACCACGCTGTTCGATCATCTGCCAGGGTGCGCGTCAACGCCCAAGCGATGGAGGGAGAGCCGATGGCTGGAGCCTTGCCGGCACCGCGAGGCCGCGCAATACTCCGACGCAACAAGATAAAACGGGAGAGAACCATGGCCAACGAGATGCCGCATTCCAGCCAGTTCACCGGACTGACGCAAAAGGTAATCGCCTATAGCGAGGCGTTCAGTGCCCTTGTCGAGACAGCCAAGCAGCGCGCACTGACCGATGCGGATTGGGCGCCGATCGAGGAACTCGTCGATGTCGACGCGTGGGAGCGGCAGGGCATGTTTCTGGGTCCGCAGGCTGAGACCTTCGGCTGGGCCACCTACAAGTCCTACATTTCGCAATACGGCGCGGGCACGACGTGGGAGGGCACGCTGCGCCGCGTCACCGAGACGCCGGGGCTCGTGGTCCTCGAGCTGGAGGAGCGCAACACGCACGGCGGTGTCATGGACGTGTCGAATACCGTCACGATCTACGAGTTCAACGAGGCCGGCAAGCTGCGCCACCTCGACGTCTACATCATGCCGCTGGAAAAGCGCTGACCTCCATACGCAGCAGCGGCTGACCCATCGCGATCCGCTCGCCCTCGCGCAAGCTTGCGACGGGCGGGCAGCTGGCCGGCGCGAGGAGGACGATCGTCGAGCCGTGCTCGAACCAGCCCATCTCCTCGCCCTTGGCGAAGCGCGCGCTTAAACCGCGCACGCCCTCGCCGCCGGCCCGTACGTTGCGGCTCTCGTCCAGAAACGGCAGGCGGATGCTGGCCACCAATATGGCCGCGACAGGTATTAGCGCGATGCGCGGACCATGGCCGAGGCGGACCGTGATGGGCGCGCGCTCGTTCTTGCAGAACAGCCGCTTGACCCGTTTGAGCGCGATCGGGTTCACGTTCCATGTGTCGCCGGAGATGTACCGCACTTGCTCGACGGTGAGGTCGTGCGGGGCATGGAAGCGATGGTACATGCCCGCCGTCAGCCTCAGCGTGACGAACCAGCCATCGCGCCATTCTCGCGCATCTGCTTCGCTGCCGAGCAAGTCGGCAATGGGATAGGAAAAGCCTTTGATCTGAAACACCTGCCCATCGGCAATGCGGCCGAAGGCGCCGACGATGCCATCACTGGGCGAGATCACCACGTTAGGGTCTCGGTCGACTGTGCGCGCACTATCCCGCAAGCGGCGGATGAAGGCGGCATGGAGGCTCGCAAAGTGCTTTTCCGCCGCATCCGTCAAATCCACGTCACAGAACAAGCGCCATAGCGCGATGGACGCTGTTCGCACCAACGGGTGCTCGCGCTTGCTGAACCAGCCCATGAAGCGG contains:
- a CDS encoding TonB-dependent receptor gives rise to the protein MTKQTIRTKLLCATILMSSAATPALAQEAEDGATQTSANEIVVTATRRSTTLQDVPINISAVGQEQLSRNRIDDVQDLAAFTPGMTVTDTGPGSTGNIILRGISSADASGGSNYNSSLGVYLGEVPLYLDFKLIDINRVEVLQGPQGTLYGLGTLAGAVRYIPNRPDPSKFEVEAHGRVFDMAHANDPGFNMDGAVNIPILADHVAFRTTVGYYNNPGFIDNNALLLQPGISDPQPGRSENGADASLGTPEQRAANFYSKKDVNDERTFTTRNQLLLELNPDIKAFLTYAHQETKTNGGQSNGFGVLGTGKYENPTRYLEPSSRNSDLYAAEFNIGLGGFAQIVSTTAWTTQKIDQISDNTDLLLDLNYGYEEFPQFSSFNTSASNRRQFNQEVRLVSTHGGPLSWVIGGFYNNMRFGSQYREYVPGLPDFFGVYRPDNLEYMSFVNTRTKEYAGYGEATFHITDAWQVTGGLRYYKYKAFAEGGTDTPLTSGGRRRTPYPLVVFDPSRIRSGQTDDDGFVYKLNTSYKFNDDLLVYGTYSTGYRTGNVNRVAPCIQPLPPGQNVCALPNELSFGPDKTKNIEVGVRASLLDKRLQFTVDAFHVDWTGIQVPSSTINGAVGITVNAGKAVSKGFEFTGEFKITPELSLQGTYSYTDAHLTEDAADVIVSQGVPYGAFDGDRLPGSTKHQGSAQLTYTYPLANGASIEANWAATYTGNIYSRVGLRGNGEVIPDYLTHRAAITYRGEHFDIGLFADNIFDKYAVTAISNDISSYNQVRTDVVERYYARSVLTPRRVGVDMRFHY
- a CDS encoding MBL fold metallo-hydrolase gives rise to the protein MIQKPVEKHPAAVRAMLAGAAVLLLTGAASPMQPPRFVHWIDGTAASEPETQVQRIDADTYVIRQSVRTNFEAPFLYLLFGKERALLIDSGAGGLKIRPTINRLIATREKQRGGRAIPLVVAHSHSHGDHHAGDDEFSSRPGTTVVGLKPAEVAAFFGVTDWPLGLGRVDLGGRVLDVIPTPGHEPAHIIVYDARTQLLFSGDMLYPGRLYVPTDRMEVFRASADRLAAFASTHPIRALLGAHIEMTTNPGQDYPMKAATHPAEHGLALPPTTIAELQRAAAEQGSTPKVDVHHDFILYPVPPRPAG
- a CDS encoding iron-containing redox enzyme family protein; translated protein: MTRRQAAPAAQECFSDEFQRDLARWNRTRLEPQFPDQDWRGTIDSDARMLQLEGEFLEALRAQVQAEAARAPTDPEAFIAWFERLIETGPGQGDPLFPWIAERATRDEIRWFFEQEAAGEAGFDDLVAYTQVKLPDQAKLELARNYWDEMGRGNAKGMHGPMLHKISDVLEVRPTIEGTVGESLALANAMTGMATSRRYAWHSVGALGAIELTAPGRSAAVAQGLRRIGLSGKERHYFDLHAVLDVKHSEAWNQEALLPLVREDPRRAMAIAEGALMRLTCGKRCFDRYRKHLWGAQVAPPQLALLN
- the asd gene encoding archaetidylserine decarboxylase (Phosphatidylserine decarboxylase is synthesized as a single chain precursor. Generation of the pyruvoyl active site from a Ser is coupled to cleavage of a Gly-Ser bond between the larger (beta) and smaller (alpha chains). It is an integral membrane protein.), which gives rise to MSLRSALMRVAAQEDLNFLLTNRIPRHAATRFMGWFSKREHPLVRTASIALWRLFCDVDLTDAAEKHFASLHAAFIRRLRDSARTVDRDPNVVISPSDGIVGAFGRIADGQVFQIKGFSYPIADLLGSEADAREWRDGWFVTLRLTAGMYHRFHAPHDLTVEQVRYISGDTWNVNPIALKRVKRLFCKNERAPITVRLGHGPRIALIPVAAILVASIRLPFLDESRNVRAGGEGVRGLSARFAKGEEMGWFEHGSTIVLLAPASCPPVASLREGERIAMGQPLLRMEVSAFPAA